One Chloroflexota bacterium DNA window includes the following coding sequences:
- a CDS encoding peptidase S8: protein MALAVLMQPIQAQDPASSATSQVYLQSQILVKYKQADTLPHLLTMADDSQIRMLAQIPQLGVMLWQVPAGAEKSIVTQLQLDPFVQYAEPNYQAHALEVPNDEQWPYQWALPKIGAPQAWDIAHCQGTIIAVLDTGVHLEHPDLRNILWQNPGEIPDNGIDDDGNGKVDDVHGWHFYQNCNIGICIPAENRIIQDDNGHGTHVTGIAAAETNNAIGIAGVSWGARVMTVKVLDQHGDGYYYDIAAGIVYAVDNGAQIINLSLGGDESSFVLREAVRYAYERGVLLVAASGNNGGSVLYPAAYPEVMAVAATNSYDQRLSFSCYGPEVDIAAPGEAILSTWLPPYSYYYKRGTSMAAAHVSGAAALLWSWRPDFTNVQIKQRLETQADDVNSDLYPGFDPYIGWGRLNLYRALAGLMPVPTLTPTPLPSPTPNPTYTPTATPTAQPAPTPIRIYRIWVPYFHYWLTSSTWPD, encoded by the coding sequence ATGGCATTAGCAGTACTTATGCAGCCCATACAGGCACAGGACCCAGCCTCTTCTGCCACGAGCCAAGTCTATTTACAAAGTCAGATCCTGGTCAAATATAAGCAGGCTGATACGCTACCGCACCTATTGACCATGGCCGATGATTCCCAGATACGAATGCTGGCTCAGATTCCTCAACTGGGCGTGATGCTGTGGCAAGTTCCTGCTGGTGCAGAAAAGTCCATAGTAACGCAACTCCAGCTCGATCCATTTGTGCAGTACGCTGAACCGAATTATCAAGCGCACGCCTTGGAAGTGCCCAACGATGAGCAATGGCCCTACCAATGGGCCTTGCCTAAAATCGGCGCTCCACAAGCCTGGGACATTGCCCATTGCCAAGGAACGATTATCGCCGTGCTGGATACAGGTGTTCACCTAGAGCACCCTGACCTTCGCAATATTCTGTGGCAGAATCCAGGAGAAATACCAGACAATGGCATAGACGATGATGGGAATGGCAAAGTGGATGACGTCCACGGCTGGCACTTTTATCAGAATTGCAATATTGGCATTTGCATACCCGCTGAGAATCGTATCATCCAAGATGACAATGGCCATGGCACGCATGTCACTGGCATTGCTGCTGCTGAAACGAACAACGCCATTGGCATTGCCGGGGTCTCTTGGGGTGCACGCGTCATGACGGTCAAAGTGCTAGACCAACATGGCGATGGTTATTATTATGACATTGCTGCTGGTATCGTTTACGCGGTGGACAATGGTGCGCAGATCATCAACCTCAGCCTGGGTGGAGATGAATCCTCGTTTGTGCTCCGAGAAGCGGTCCGTTATGCCTACGAAAGAGGAGTTCTCTTAGTAGCCGCATCTGGCAATAATGGGGGCAGCGTGCTCTACCCTGCCGCGTACCCCGAGGTGATGGCAGTCGCTGCCACTAACTCATATGACCAACGCCTCAGTTTCTCCTGCTATGGTCCTGAAGTGGATATTGCCGCTCCAGGAGAAGCCATTCTCAGCACCTGGCTGCCGCCCTATAGCTACTACTATAAGCGGGGCACCTCCATGGCCGCTGCCCATGTTTCTGGCGCGGCTGCATTGCTTTGGAGTTGGCGACCTGACTTCACTAATGTGCAGATCAAGCAAAGGCTGGAAACCCAAGCAGACGATGTCAATTCAGACCTTTATCCAGGGTTTGATCCCTACATAGGCTGGGGAAGATTGAACCTCTACCGCGCTTTGGCTGGCCTGATGCCAGTCCCTACGCTCACTCCTACTCCACTGCCCTCACCTACACCAAACCCAACGTATACTCCAACGGCAACTCCAACAGCACAACCCGCCCCTACCCCAATCCGTATCTATCGCATCTGGGTACCGTATTTCCACTATTGGCTAACTTCTTCCACTTGGCCAGACTAA
- a CDS encoding immune inhibitor A, whose protein sequence is MRKVFVRSFALLTILAMLLAVLPAAISAQPPIPTLEETAPAKSKFFKPKDAPNPFDYKRLLKREQLLVQGRTAEAAALAKTGSDRLLVILVEFAGTDTATWNPGDIWDPIGDPGVVDYEDYGDCSGIITETQTFTYSGPLHNQIPRPASTTHPGYNAIWTEDFGQEHYWNMLFGDGVFIEYTLGDGTPVTIDLRGYSLRQYYEEQSKGLYTVEGDVIGWVQVPHSEAWYGMDACPGARSAGYSGIADGFFPGGGDPRDLVKDAIDACVAAYPDFNWAQYDQDGDGVLDRVMIVHAGLGEEDSTALLAESGVGEHAIWSHSWSVWPFYDIGTTGLKIGPYTMMPENGNVGVFAHEFAHNLGTIDLYAYNPGETSPGFWTLMADDWGGGWPQGAIPPGLDPWHKYLLGWNDPVVLNTMSPDTEVVLGEACNPPDGTEDSVIINLPSQIEQPVAPASGEYMWYSGRMNWLDAKLTLAAPLDLSSATSAQLTFKTWYDIEEGWDFGFVQVSTDGGETWTSLPGTTTTDQHDPDCYFVDEMPGYTGFSEGWLDETVDLSAYAGQSNVLLRFRYETDPAVLGLGWFLDNIVISADGTVIFSDDAETANGKWVVEEWTCFDGYFYYPHYYIAEWRNACGFDAGLVSGRYNIKDFGMLLWYRNFKYTDNEVFMYLADGPAFGPKGACLLVDAHFEPWRSTTSDYVNEVANLHGRIQMRDAAFGLRDTEPFHVTERWRNYNPDEEFPSRLAVSAFHDSLGWYPGLEYVPRGPGDARLIWATKDWDASCVIPAPDHYGIAPPEYPEGFPLRFDGTEYPGGRSAWYWYSSGVGYGGTTGNPGENNYGVHIKVIEEAPDLSWGKVLVWNNTDTFLGEMMVDKTSAAPGDILTYVVYIKDAASTSALATVDIPIPKGTTFVEGSLTGAQFMKDPLTRRDMDERGRIIWGGRVGGKVLHTPDAYITYQVQVDPLAVGPIVNEAIVTIRGRQTYRLTATTRLPWVTATLTAPQFVGPVRPIRYTASVTNQSGATLTNVNVVATWTGPAYIIWPNPSSWVIPSLAPGATWTREFTLWTFSTATGQVVTTITVSHPWIETVTASATTTIVR, encoded by the coding sequence ATGAGAAAGGTTTTTGTAAGAAGTTTTGCTCTGTTAACCATCTTGGCCATGCTGCTCGCTGTATTGCCTGCAGCGATATCGGCCCAACCTCCAATTCCTACTCTTGAGGAGACCGCACCAGCCAAATCCAAGTTCTTTAAACCCAAGGATGCACCGAACCCCTTTGATTACAAGCGGTTGCTCAAGCGCGAACAGTTGCTCGTGCAAGGGCGTACGGCTGAGGCAGCAGCTCTAGCCAAGACAGGTAGTGACCGCCTGCTAGTCATCCTGGTTGAGTTTGCGGGCACAGACACAGCGACCTGGAATCCTGGCGACATCTGGGATCCCATTGGCGATCCAGGCGTCGTGGATTACGAGGATTATGGTGACTGCTCGGGCATCATCACCGAGACACAGACCTTCACCTACTCCGGGCCGCTGCACAACCAGATCCCCAGACCTGCCTCCACTACCCACCCCGGCTACAATGCTATTTGGACGGAAGATTTTGGCCAAGAGCACTACTGGAACATGCTTTTCGGCGATGGCGTCTTCATCGAGTACACACTCGGAGATGGCACCCCGGTTACCATTGACCTTCGTGGTTATAGCCTGAGGCAGTACTATGAAGAGCAGTCCAAAGGTTTGTATACGGTTGAGGGTGATGTTATTGGTTGGGTACAGGTACCGCATTCCGAAGCCTGGTATGGTATGGATGCCTGCCCCGGTGCGCGCTCAGCTGGCTACTCGGGAATCGCCGATGGCTTCTTCCCTGGTGGTGGAGACCCCCGCGACTTGGTGAAAGATGCCATTGATGCCTGTGTAGCTGCCTATCCAGATTTTAACTGGGCGCAGTACGATCAGGATGGCGATGGCGTTCTGGATCGAGTTATGATCGTGCACGCTGGCTTGGGCGAGGAAGATAGCACCGCCTTGTTAGCAGAATCAGGAGTTGGCGAGCATGCCATTTGGTCGCATAGCTGGTCGGTATGGCCATTCTATGACATTGGCACCACTGGCTTGAAGATCGGTCCCTATACCATGATGCCAGAAAATGGTAATGTAGGAGTATTCGCCCACGAGTTTGCCCATAACCTAGGTACAATTGACCTCTATGCCTACAACCCTGGGGAGACCTCGCCTGGCTTCTGGACTTTGATGGCCGACGATTGGGGTGGTGGTTGGCCGCAAGGTGCAATACCACCAGGGCTTGACCCCTGGCACAAGTACCTGTTGGGTTGGAACGATCCAGTAGTGCTGAACACGATGAGCCCCGACACAGAAGTTGTCCTGGGCGAGGCTTGCAATCCACCCGACGGTACAGAGGACTCTGTGATCATCAACTTGCCTTCGCAGATCGAGCAACCCGTCGCACCGGCTAGCGGCGAGTACATGTGGTACAGTGGCAGAATGAACTGGCTCGATGCCAAACTGACCCTTGCTGCACCATTGGATCTCAGCTCGGCGACCAGTGCTCAACTCACCTTCAAGACCTGGTATGATATCGAAGAGGGCTGGGACTTTGGCTTTGTGCAGGTATCCACCGATGGCGGCGAAACTTGGACCTCACTGCCTGGCACAACAACTACTGATCAGCACGACCCAGATTGCTACTTTGTCGATGAGATGCCGGGCTACACGGGCTTCAGCGAGGGCTGGCTTGATGAGACGGTGGACCTCAGCGCTTATGCCGGCCAGAGCAATGTCCTGCTGCGTTTCCGCTATGAGACCGACCCCGCTGTCCTCGGCCTAGGCTGGTTCCTGGATAACATTGTCATCAGCGCCGATGGAACGGTGATCTTCTCCGATGATGCCGAAACCGCCAATGGGAAATGGGTAGTGGAAGAATGGACCTGCTTCGACGGCTACTTCTATTATCCGCATTACTACATTGCAGAATGGCGCAATGCCTGTGGCTTCGATGCAGGCTTGGTCAGTGGGCGCTACAACATCAAGGACTTTGGCATGTTGCTGTGGTACCGCAACTTCAAGTACACAGACAATGAGGTGTTCATGTACCTGGCCGATGGCCCTGCCTTTGGGCCCAAGGGCGCCTGCCTGCTCGTTGATGCGCACTTTGAACCTTGGCGCTCCACGACGTCGGATTACGTAAACGAAGTGGCGAACCTGCACGGCCGTATCCAAATGCGCGATGCTGCCTTCGGCCTGCGCGATACAGAGCCATTCCACGTAACTGAGCGTTGGCGCAATTACAACCCCGATGAGGAATTCCCATCTAGGCTTGCCGTGTCCGCCTTTCACGATTCGCTGGGTTGGTATCCGGGCCTTGAGTACGTACCGCGTGGCCCTGGCGATGCACGCTTGATCTGGGCAACCAAAGACTGGGATGCGAGCTGTGTAATTCCTGCCCCAGATCACTATGGCATCGCACCGCCAGAGTATCCAGAGGGCTTTCCCTTGCGCTTCGATGGCACGGAGTATCCAGGTGGCCGTTCTGCCTGGTATTGGTATTCCTCGGGCGTAGGCTACGGTGGCACAACTGGCAACCCCGGCGAGAACAACTATGGTGTGCACATCAAGGTCATCGAGGAAGCTCCTGACCTGTCCTGGGGTAAAGTACTCGTCTGGAACAACACGGATACCTTCCTTGGCGAGATGATGGTGGATAAGACCAGTGCCGCGCCGGGCGACATCCTCACCTATGTAGTCTATATCAAGGATGCTGCCAGCACCAGCGCGCTAGCGACGGTGGACATCCCCATCCCGAAGGGCACTACCTTCGTTGAAGGCTCTCTGACTGGCGCCCAGTTTATGAAAGACCCATTGACACGTAGAGACATGGATGAACGCGGGCGCATCATCTGGGGAGGTCGCGTCGGTGGTAAGGTGCTGCACACGCCCGATGCCTACATCACTTACCAGGTGCAGGTGGATCCGCTTGCGGTAGGCCCCATTGTTAACGAGGCCATCGTGACCATCCGTGGCCGCCAGACTTACCGTCTGACCGCGACAACCAGGCTGCCTTGGGTCACAGCTACCCTCACCGCTCCACAGTTCGTTGGTCCTGTGCGACCAATCCGCTACACTGCTTCGGTAACAAACCAGAGTGGTGCCACGCTGACCAATGTCAATGTGGTCGCAACCTGGACCGGTCCAGCCTACATCATCTGGCCCAACCCGTCTTCCTGGGTGATCCCATCGCTGGCACCTGGTGCTACCTGGACGAGAGAGTTCACTCTGTGGACCTTCTCGACAGCTACCGGCCAGGTAGTAACCACCATCACAGTGTCTCACCCCTGGATCGAGACGGTGACGGCTAGTGCCACAACCACCATTGTGCGCTGA